The sequence below is a genomic window from Brevibacillus laterosporus.
CATCTGGGTTTTGGTCAGCAATTTTTTTCACTGGTTCAGCCATCAAGAAACCAATACCCCATGTCAGATCCCATTTTTCCTTAACAAAGTTGTTCAAGTTTGGTACATAGTCAGCATCGCCATTACTTTGGGCATAGTTTGTTTCAATGCCTGTGTCTTTGCTTAGCTTTTGCAGACCTTCCCATGCGCTTTGGTTAAAGGAGTTGTCGTTTACACCACCAACATCAGTAACCATACCAACTTTTGCAGAAAGTTTCTTTTCGGCCGCTGGAGAAGCGCTTTCTTTACTAGGCTCAGTAGGTTGAGCTTTACCGCAACCAGTTAGCACCAGAGAAAGACTTAGGGTCGCCACGGAAAGAACAGATAGGATCTTTTTCATGCTTGTGATACCCCCAATGATCAGTTTTTATGTAGACAAGAAAATATCAGACTATCAAGCATGAGTGTTACTCCAATTGACAGGAGAGAACAAGTAAATAATAAAAACGATAACTTGTTTATTCTGTTCTCTTACCACTGCCTTTTAAGGAAAAACCCCCCATTATCGACATGAATCTAATATTTTCGCCAGTCCGTAGAAATTTTACCCCATGTAAGAAGCGATATGCAAGCGAATTTTTTATTCTATCATTCGGAATATGTTAGTTTTTTTAATATTTAACACAAAAAACATTTTTAGGAGATTTGTGTTTCAGATGATGGGCGCGGAATTCGTACTTCACGAGGCTTACTACCCTCGTACGGACCAACGATTCCCTGAGCCTCCATCATGTCTATTAAGCGAGCTGCTCTCGTATAGCCAACACGCAGTCTTCTCTGTAATAGAGAGGCTGATGCCGTCTGTGCTTCTGCAATAACCTGCACAGCTTGATCGTACATTTCGTCGTCCATGACCATCTGTGGTTCCTCGCTTATTTCCTCGGGAATCATCTCTTCACTGTATTTTGCTTCCTGTTGTTCTTTCACAAACGAAACAACCTCTTCTACTTCCTTATCTGCAACAAAAGCGCCTTGTACACGGGTTGGTTTGGAAGCTCCCATCGGTAAAAACAACATGTCTCCTCGTCCAAGTAGTTTTTCCGCTCCTCCCATATCCAAAATAGTTCGCGAATCAGCCATAGACGAAACTCCAAAGGCAATACGTGATGGAATGTTCGCCTTTATCACACCCGTAATAACGTCAACAGATGGACGCTGAGTAGCAATTAAAAGATGAATTCCAGCTGCTCGAGCCATCTGAGCTAATCGACAAATTGCATCTTCTACTTCTCCTGGTGCTACCATCATCAAATCTGCTAACTCATCTACAATTACAACTATATAGGGCAAAGGAGCAGTTTTTTGGTCTTGTTCTGCTGATTGAACCATTTGGTTGTACATCTCTACGTTGCGGCAATTAGATTTAGAAAACAAATTGTAGCGTCTTTCCATTTCTACCACTACTTTTTTCAAAGCCACAGAAGCACGTTTTGGATCAGTTACAACAGGTGCTAGTAAATGTGGTATACCATTATATACATTAAGCTCTACCATTTTTGGATCTATCATCATTAATTTCACTTCGTTCGGTTTTGCACGCAATAAAATACTCATGATAATCCCATTAACACATACTGATTTACCACTGCCCGTAGCCCCCGCTACCAATAAATGGGGCATTTTTGATAAATCTGCTAAAATTGGTTCACCCGAAATATCACGTCCAAGAGCAACAGTTAACTTAGCTTCTGAGTCTTTGCACTGCTGACTTTCTAAAACTTCTCTAAGTGTTACCAGTGAAATTTCATTATTAGGTACCTCAATACCAATGGCAGATTTACCAGGTATCGGAGCTTCAATACGAATATCTTTTGCTGCTAATGCTAGTGCTAAATCATCCGTCAAGCTTACAATACGGCTTACTTTTACCCCAGTTGCTGGTTGTACTTCATATCGTGTCACTGCAGGACCTCGATGGATTTCAGAGACGATTGCGTTTACACCAAAGCTTTTCAGTGTCTGCACTAGCTTGGCTGCATTTGATGCATGATCTACGTCTTTCTGTTGGGACGTGTTTTTTGGTCTCGACAACATAGACAAGTCTGGGATGACATAATTACTTTCAAGCTGGCTATTCTCTGTCTGAAAGTTCACCGTCACGTCCGGCATCTCTTCTGTTTGCGAATTAGCCTTCGGTTTAATCGTTATCTTAGCGGATGTTTCTGCTCTCTGATTGGGAGCTACAGCTTCCTGTTCTGGAAGAGATTCGTCTACTCGCTCTGTAAAATCCCTTATCACGGGAGAAACGATTGCTTGTTCACTATCTAATTGTTCTTTCCAAGGGACACTATTATCTACAATTAATGGTAATGGACTCTCTATAGCACTGGCATGCTCTAAGTTTGATCCATTCCCATCCTTGACTTCCATTCGCTTCTTTTCTTTTTCTTCCTGTAAAAGTTGAATGGATTCTTTGACGGATTCTTTGGTTCTTGTATAGCCTGCAGAAAGCTTTCCCCGGATGACATTGAATAAATCTACATAGGAAAGTTGGAAAATAAACATGATACCAATCAAAAAGAAAAGGCCAACAACAAGACCTGTCCCAACTTTGCCAATGAGAGCATGTGCTACCGTAAATAAAATAGCCCCTATCATTCCCCCACCAACGCTTACTGTCGATACCTTCTGCTTCTGATCCTCCATAATACGCTCCCATGTTAGCTGGACCATATTTTGGTCAAAACGTCCATTCCCAGACAAAAGCTCATATAATAGTAAATGGTCCCACAACAGGATTCCCATGAAAATGATGAAAAACCCGAACATTCTTGGACTCATTCTTGGGAGTTTGCGAACAAACATCATATAAACAGAAATGACAATAAGGGCAACAGGAATCAGAAAATCCCATGATCCTGCAAACATGCGGAATAAAAAGGAAAGTACCTTTTGACCTAACCAACCACTCTCCAAGAGACCGATCACACTGAGACAGATCATGATAAGACCAATCAGTTCCAGCTTAATGATCGAGGCCCATGCCGATGGGGATGTTTTTCTCTTTCTTCGACTCATGGCACGCTTGCCTCCTTTACATATAAATGCTTGTATCTTTCCAGTCCCCTTGTTACATTCCCTTTTATCAGCGAAAATCCCTGCATTAAGGGAACAAAAACAGCCGGAGTTGATTCGTCCGGCTGTTTTTGCTATCTCAAATTAGTATACCACAGGAAATTGTTACAAATACAAAACCACTAACAAAAAACCTTTATTATTCAAAAAAAGGACGAAATTTAAGTGTTTGACCAGGTGCATATGCAGGATTTACATAGTCATGTGGATTAGGGCTGATTAGTCGTATAATTTTACCCTCATATGCACTAATGGGCTCTACTAACATGACCGCCTCACCCATTTGGATTTCTTGGATTTGCTGTTTCTCCACCTGATCCTGATTAGCAAAAATGATTTCCATTGGCATAGCAGAGTAAATAATCATTGAAGAACACCTTCTTGGTTACGTTTTTCCTCAATGAGCTCATTTAGTTTCTTTAACGCTTTACCAAGTCCACCAACTTCATTAATTAAACCATATTTGACTGCATCAGATCCAATTACATTAGTGCCGATATCACGAGTTAGTTCACCTGTCCGTAGCATAAGATCACGGAATTGTTCCTCTGTAATGTCAGAATTACGAGCAACAAACGAGACAACACGATCTTGCATTTTGTCCAGATACTCGAAGGTTTGCGGTACACCAATGACAAGACCCGTTAATCGGATAGGATGGATAGTCATCGTCGCTGTCTCAGCAATATAGGAGTAATCACCTGCAACAGATATTGGTACACCAATAGAATGCCCTCCACCTAATACAAGGGTAACTACAGGCTTGGATAGTGAAGAAATCATTTCTGCGAGAGCAAGACCTGCTTCAACATCCCCACCCACTGTATTTAAGATAACCATAACTCCCTCAATCTTTTGGTTTTGTTCTGCGGCCACCAATTGAGGAATGATATGTTCATATTTGGTTGTTTTATTTTGAGGAGGTAATTGAATATGACCCTCTACCTGCCCGATAATCGTTAGGCAGTATATATTGCTTTCCAATTGAGGTACGTTAGTCTGACCCAGTTGTGTAATATTTTCTATTAGGCGTTTTTTAGCTTCCTCTGAAGGTTCTTGCTGAGGTGGTGTTATCTCTGGTTGTTCTTGCGCGCGGGAGCGTTCTGGCTGTATTTGGGGCGTTTGTGGACTCTCCTCATTTTTATTACTATTCATTGAAAATGGCGGTTTACGTAAATAATCCTTAGAATTCATCTGGCTTACGACCTCCTTTATGCTAATTTTAGTATGGGTAAGCCATACCGAAATCATGCATTGTTGGAAATACCAGCCATGATTTTAAAAAAACACTCCTATCCGTGATCTTTTGGCAAGTAAAGAAGATCTGCCAATTCCCACAAGAAAGGAGTGTTTTATCGATTTTTATTGGATTTCCCAGACGTTATTATTTTAGCTTTTCATTTGCTTTTGC
It includes:
- a CDS encoding DNA translocase FtsK, translated to MSRRKRKTSPSAWASIIKLELIGLIMICLSVIGLLESGWLGQKVLSFLFRMFAGSWDFLIPVALIVISVYMMFVRKLPRMSPRMFGFFIIFMGILLWDHLLLYELLSGNGRFDQNMVQLTWERIMEDQKQKVSTVSVGGGMIGAILFTVAHALIGKVGTGLVVGLFFLIGIMFIFQLSYVDLFNVIRGKLSAGYTRTKESVKESIQLLQEEKEKKRMEVKDGNGSNLEHASAIESPLPLIVDNSVPWKEQLDSEQAIVSPVIRDFTERVDESLPEQEAVAPNQRAETSAKITIKPKANSQTEEMPDVTVNFQTENSQLESNYVIPDLSMLSRPKNTSQQKDVDHASNAAKLVQTLKSFGVNAIVSEIHRGPAVTRYEVQPATGVKVSRIVSLTDDLALALAAKDIRIEAPIPGKSAIGIEVPNNEISLVTLREVLESQQCKDSEAKLTVALGRDISGEPILADLSKMPHLLVAGATGSGKSVCVNGIIMSILLRAKPNEVKLMMIDPKMVELNVYNGIPHLLAPVVTDPKRASVALKKVVVEMERRYNLFSKSNCRNVEMYNQMVQSAEQDQKTAPLPYIVVIVDELADLMMVAPGEVEDAICRLAQMARAAGIHLLIATQRPSVDVITGVIKANIPSRIAFGVSSMADSRTILDMGGAEKLLGRGDMLFLPMGASKPTRVQGAFVADKEVEEVVSFVKEQQEAKYSEEMIPEEISEEPQMVMDDEMYDQAVQVIAEAQTASASLLQRRLRVGYTRAARLIDMMEAQGIVGPYEGSKPREVRIPRPSSETQIS
- a CDS encoding ClpP family protease produces the protein MNSKDYLRKPPFSMNSNKNEESPQTPQIQPERSRAQEQPEITPPQQEPSEEAKKRLIENITQLGQTNVPQLESNIYCLTIIGQVEGHIQLPPQNKTTKYEHIIPQLVAAEQNQKIEGVMVILNTVGGDVEAGLALAEMISSLSKPVVTLVLGGGHSIGVPISVAGDYSYIAETATMTIHPIRLTGLVIGVPQTFEYLDKMQDRVVSFVARNSDITEEQFRDLMLRTGELTRDIGTNVIGSDAVKYGLINEVGGLGKALKKLNELIEEKRNQEGVLQ